One window of Flavobacterium dauae genomic DNA carries:
- a CDS encoding cytochrome c oxidase subunit 3: protein MGATVTTAASKEKIWNGGEDIQPLGASYGKMMMWYFILSDSLTFAGFLASYGFTRFKFMDSWPIADEVFNHFPFLHGVNAPMYYVALMTFILIFSSVTMVLAVDAGHQLKKKKVAVYMLLTIVGGLIFVGSQAWEWKNFISGTYGAVETKGGEILQFVDKDGKRLALADFADTSLVREDAALTKSKGVWGMKGGADTSVSLSQVKAGLEKNPNVFIRTQYTVEGNKHKKVVLSREETLKRANDFVYVVEGANLIRNEYGHKTFANLFFFITGFHGFHVSVGVLLNIIIFFNVLLGTYEKRKSYEMVEKVGLYWHFVDLVWVFVFTFFYLV from the coding sequence ATGGGAGCGACAGTTACTACAGCAGCCAGTAAAGAAAAAATTTGGAACGGAGGAGAAGACATTCAACCTCTTGGAGCAAGCTACGGAAAAATGATGATGTGGTATTTCATATTATCAGATTCATTAACTTTTGCAGGATTCCTTGCATCTTACGGTTTTACAAGATTCAAGTTTATGGATTCTTGGCCAATTGCCGATGAGGTATTTAACCACTTTCCGTTTTTACACGGTGTAAATGCACCAATGTATTACGTGGCATTAATGACATTTATCTTAATCTTTTCATCGGTAACAATGGTACTGGCGGTAGATGCAGGTCATCAACTGAAAAAAAAGAAAGTAGCTGTTTATATGTTATTAACCATTGTAGGTGGTTTAATTTTCGTAGGGTCTCAAGCCTGGGAATGGAAAAACTTCATCAGCGGAACTTACGGTGCAGTTGAAACAAAAGGAGGCGAAATTTTACAGTTTGTTGATAAAGATGGTAAGCGTTTGGCATTAGCCGATTTTGCTGATACATCGCTTGTAAGAGAAGATGCCGCTTTAACCAAAAGTAAAGGTGTTTGGGGTATGAAAGGCGGTGCTGATACATCGGTTTCGTTAAGCCAGGTAAAAGCAGGTTTAGAAAAAAATCCGAATGTTTTTATCAGAACACAATATACTGTAGAAGGTAACAAACACAAAAAAGTGGTTTTATCTCGCGAGGAGACTTTAAAAAGAGCTAACGATTTTGTGTATGTAGTAGAAGGGGCCAACTTAATTCGTAACGAATACGGTCACAAAACATTTGCAAACTTATTTTTCTTTATAACTGGGTTCCACGGATTCCACGTTTCGGTAGGGGTTCTTTTAAACATCATTATTTTCTTTAATGTATTGTTAGGAACTTACGAAAAAAGAAAAAGCTATGAAATGGTTGAAAAAGTTGGATTGTACTGGCACTTTGTAGATTTAGTATGGGTGTTTGTATTTACATTCTTCTATTTAGTATAA
- a CDS encoding cytochrome c oxidase subunit 3, whose protein sequence is MNVEAVNKEQLQKAKSYKTMLILGMASIVMIFAGLTSAYVISKSRPDWLKDFQLPQTFLWSTIVIVLSSITFHLAKKAIQKNNRSTTTLMLSTTLILGLLFVFLQFQGFNQVITAGYYFTGSYSTITTSFLYIVVLVHIAHLVGGLISLLIVIYNHYKQKYNATQTLGIELSAMFWHFLGFLWLYLFLFFTFYK, encoded by the coding sequence ATGAATGTTGAAGCAGTAAACAAAGAACAGTTACAAAAAGCAAAATCGTATAAAACAATGCTTATCTTGGGTATGGCAAGTATTGTAATGATTTTTGCAGGATTAACAAGTGCTTACGTAATTAGTAAAAGTCGCCCCGACTGGTTGAAAGATTTTCAATTGCCACAGACGTTTTTATGGAGTACCATTGTAATTGTTTTAAGCAGTATCACTTTTCATCTGGCAAAAAAAGCCATTCAAAAAAACAACCGTTCAACAACAACCTTAATGTTAAGTACTACACTAATTTTAGGTTTGCTGTTTGTGTTTTTGCAATTTCAGGGCTTTAATCAGGTAATTACAGCCGGATATTATTTCACGGGAAGTTACAGTACTATTACCACATCATTTTTGTATATAGTGGTATTGGTACACATTGCCCATTTAGTTGGTGGGTTAATTTCGTTATTAATTGTAATTTATAATCATTATAAACAAAAATATAATGCAACTCAAACGCTTGGAATTGAGTTAAGTGCGATGTTTTGGCACTTTCTAGGTTTCTTGTGGTTGTATTTGTTTTTATTTTTTACTTTTTACAAATAA
- the cyoE gene encoding heme o synthase — protein sequence MKTSAISEFKTITKAGLAFSVVFSTLAGYLLAVEDWQQISYKVLLMLAVGGYCMVGASNAFNQIIEKDLDAKMDRTKKRPVASGRVSTNNAFVLASLLTIVGLVILYIVSPKTAMFGAISIFLYTSVYTPLKPLTPLAVFVGAFPGAIPFMLGWVAHTDQFGIEAGMLFLIQFFWQFPHFWALGWFLYNDYEKGGFYLLPTRKKDKKTALQVILYCVWLIIASLLPATGYTGRLYLSPVAAVFVLAAGLWMLYGGVQLYRKQTDKSAKTLMLISVTYITLIQIIFILDKFIR from the coding sequence ATGAAAACTTCAGCGATATCCGAGTTTAAAACCATAACTAAGGCAGGTTTGGCTTTTAGCGTGGTATTTTCTACTTTAGCAGGATATTTGTTGGCGGTAGAAGATTGGCAGCAAATTAGTTATAAAGTTTTACTAATGCTTGCCGTGGGCGGATATTGTATGGTTGGTGCATCAAACGCTTTTAATCAAATCATTGAAAAAGATTTAGATGCAAAAATGGATCGTACAAAAAAACGACCGGTAGCATCAGGGCGGGTTTCTACAAACAACGCATTTGTATTAGCATCGCTTTTAACAATTGTAGGCTTGGTAATTCTTTATATTGTTAGCCCTAAAACGGCTATGTTTGGGGCAATTTCTATCTTTTTATATACCAGTGTTTACACACCTTTAAAACCATTAACGCCATTAGCTGTTTTTGTAGGGGCTTTTCCGGGGGCAATTCCTTTTATGTTGGGTTGGGTTGCACATACCGATCAGTTTGGTATCGAAGCCGGAATGCTGTTTTTAATTCAGTTTTTTTGGCAGTTTCCCCATTTCTGGGCATTGGGTTGGTTCTTGTATAACGATTACGAAAAAGGGGGGTTTTATTTATTACCCACTCGCAAAAAAGATAAAAAAACGGCATTACAGGTTATTTTATACTGTGTTTGGTTAATTATAGCTTCTTTGTTGCCTGCAACAGGTTACACAGGTCGTTTGTATTTATCACCGGTAGCAGCGGTTTTTGTGTTGGCAGCAGGCTTGTGGATGCTGTACGGAGGTGTGCAATTATACCGTAAACAAACCGATAAATCGGCAAAAACACTAATGCTTATCAGCGTAACTTATATTACATTAATACAGATTATTTTTATTTTAGATAAATTCATACGATAA
- a CDS encoding gliding motility-associated C-terminal domain-containing protein, which produces MVKILRIFILLTGIVAHSQPVSLFKQYTGNYDFYMIGNTMNTVANGTGGPCTILTQSSAVLNINAPQNIQAAFLYWSGSGSLVEADLNVQLNGTPITAQRTFTVTASQTNLPFFGAFADVTNLVKTIGSGTYTLSDLDLTNVIPPYCPTGSNYAGWSIVIVYEDLTLPNRVVSVYEGFQIADGSGASVSVTLNGLEVTNTTNAKVGFLAWEGDENIAITEELRINGKLMSNPPLNPSNNVFNCTNTFTNSSNLWNMDLDYFQIGNVLSLGDTSMTVQVKTGQDLVIVNNIVVALSSLFADATIEINGADIECNSRKIQVDYTVYNSNSTGKLVAKTPIAFYADDVLVGTTQTKKNININEFEQGTITLTIPETIENNFTLTARVDDDGTKTGMVIEIDENNNEDTEKIQLIEGPEVNKPTDMVACDEDEIGTVTFDLTSKQNQASTSNNVTITFHESKENATAGIKSIKNIQSYDIKSHSSQTIWVRVEDNTTGCANITSFKLTAQMKPFAELEEPLMICNYKDKPLEVNLTLAQILLSRMFPYTDEIALKFFETKSGAEENRNEILNTANYQPPSFPYIVYIRASGTSDLWCDNIIELQVNDCVVPKGISPNGDGMNDGFNLEIFNPIEVKIFNRYGMEVYYHGEGYVDQWKGQDKNNRKLPTGTYYYIFKTLFDTYLGYVYVIYEVN; this is translated from the coding sequence ATGGTAAAAATACTACGAATTTTCATTCTTTTAACGGGCATTGTAGCACATAGTCAGCCAGTATCGTTGTTTAAACAATATACAGGCAACTACGATTTTTATATGATTGGCAATACGATGAATACAGTTGCGAACGGTACCGGTGGTCCGTGTACCATTTTAACCCAGTCAAGTGCAGTATTAAATATAAATGCACCTCAAAATATTCAAGCGGCATTTTTATATTGGTCGGGATCAGGTAGTTTGGTTGAAGCCGATTTAAACGTGCAATTAAATGGTACGCCAATAACAGCACAAAGAACATTTACGGTAACGGCCTCTCAAACCAATCTTCCTTTTTTTGGAGCGTTTGCCGATGTAACCAATCTGGTTAAAACCATAGGAAGTGGCACCTATACATTATCCGATTTAGATTTAACCAACGTTATACCGCCTTATTGCCCAACAGGTAGTAATTATGCCGGATGGTCGATTGTTATTGTATATGAAGATTTAACTTTACCTAACAGGGTAGTAAGCGTATATGAAGGTTTTCAAATTGCAGATGGCTCGGGAGCCAGTGTGTCAGTTACTTTAAACGGATTAGAAGTAACCAATACCACAAATGCCAAAGTAGGTTTTTTAGCCTGGGAAGGAGATGAAAACATAGCGATAACAGAAGAGTTGCGAATTAATGGCAAACTAATGAGCAATCCGCCCTTAAATCCATCAAATAATGTTTTTAACTGTACCAATACGTTTACCAATTCATCAAATCTGTGGAATATGGATCTTGATTATTTTCAAATAGGAAATGTACTTTCGTTAGGAGATACTTCAATGACCGTTCAGGTAAAAACAGGACAAGATTTGGTTATTGTAAACAACATAGTAGTTGCATTAAGTAGTCTTTTTGCAGATGCAACCATTGAAATTAATGGGGCAGACATAGAATGTAACAGCAGAAAAATACAGGTTGATTACACAGTATATAATTCTAACTCTACCGGAAAATTGGTTGCAAAAACTCCCATAGCATTTTATGCCGACGACGTTTTAGTGGGTACAACACAAACTAAAAAAAATATTAATATTAATGAATTTGAACAGGGAACCATTACGTTGACTATTCCCGAAACCATTGAGAACAATTTTACATTAACTGCCCGTGTTGATGACGATGGAACTAAAACCGGAATGGTTATAGAAATTGATGAAAACAATAACGAAGATACTGAAAAGATACAACTGATAGAAGGCCCCGAAGTTAATAAACCAACCGATATGGTTGCTTGCGATGAGGATGAAATAGGAACCGTTACTTTTGATTTAACCTCAAAACAAAACCAGGCAAGCACAAGTAACAACGTAACCATTACTTTTCACGAAAGCAAAGAAAATGCAACTGCCGGCATTAAAAGTATAAAAAACATACAATCGTATGATATAAAAAGCCATAGCTCACAAACCATCTGGGTTCGGGTAGAAGATAACACAACAGGTTGTGCCAATATCACTTCATTTAAACTTACCGCACAAATGAAACCTTTTGCCGAATTAGAAGAACCTTTAATGATTTGTAATTACAAAGATAAGCCGTTAGAAGTAAATTTAACTTTGGCACAAATTCTTTTATCCCGAATGTTTCCTTATACAGATGAAATTGCATTGAAGTTTTTTGAAACCAAAAGCGGTGCAGAAGAAAATAGAAACGAAATTTTAAATACAGCTAATTACCAACCACCAAGTTTTCCGTACATTGTTTATATCAGGGCAAGCGGAACAAGCGATTTATGGTGCGATAATATTATTGAGTTACAAGTGAATGATTGTGTGGTTCCTAAAGGAATTTCTCCTAATGGCGACGGTATGAACGATGGGTTTAATCTTGAAATTTTTAATCCAATTGAAGTGAAAATTTTCAATCGATACGGAATGGAAGTTTATTACCACGGCGAAGGTTATGTAGATCAGTGGAAAGGGCAGGATAAAAACAACAGGAAATTACCAACAGGAACATATTATTACATTTTTAAAACCCTTTTTGACACTTATTTGGGATATGTTTATGTGATTTATGAAGTAAACTAA
- a CDS encoding gliding motility-associated C-terminal domain-containing protein, translated as MLKNTLYYILLLICFSGYSQKVALYKQFYGSYDFTMLGNTMNVKANGDSNSCEILTESSAILNLNNNKQVVAAYLYWSGNGTEKEADLSVMLNDVEVQSERTNYMFIDAQKTAGYFSAFSDVTSIVSKSGSGTYILSDLDLTKHMPRYCGGNYVGWAMVVVYEDLDIEDNLVAIYDGFESLDTSNPIINIVLDGFRITNTANSKISFLAWEGDASLASGEELLINNITVFNTLNPANNAFNCTNTYSNSTEMWNMDLDEYDLSSYVEVDDTVLDIKVTTAVDVVFFNTIVLSVYSVFPDATMTLDSYKNYCYTRVVDVNYTIANHKGNHPLKKDTPIAFYINNELIGTAKTDEEVAEGSEITQMITLDIPKKFGYRFDLVAVVDDLGTGKGVVYEIDEENNFSKTHIDLTRDCPVQKGVSANSDGQNDGFDLSIYDLNELKIYNRYGTEVYKHGKGYTNQWIGQDKNNRKLPTGTYYYVFATNFETISGYVYLIKEVR; from the coding sequence ATGCTAAAAAATACACTTTACTACATTCTTCTACTTATTTGTTTTTCTGGTTATTCTCAAAAAGTAGCCTTGTACAAACAATTTTACGGTAGTTATGATTTTACTATGTTGGGTAATACGATGAATGTTAAAGCCAATGGAGATTCAAATTCTTGTGAAATATTAACAGAATCTTCGGCTATTTTAAATTTAAATAATAACAAGCAGGTTGTTGCGGCTTATTTATATTGGTCCGGAAATGGTACAGAAAAAGAGGCTGATTTAAGTGTAATGTTAAATGATGTTGAGGTTCAATCTGAACGAACTAATTATATGTTTATTGATGCTCAAAAAACAGCAGGATATTTTTCTGCTTTTTCAGATGTTACCTCAATCGTTTCTAAATCGGGTAGTGGAACCTATATTTTATCCGATTTAGATTTAACAAAACACATGCCAAGATACTGTGGTGGTAATTATGTTGGCTGGGCAATGGTTGTTGTTTATGAAGATTTGGATATTGAAGATAATTTAGTTGCAATTTATGATGGTTTTGAAAGTTTAGATACAAGTAATCCGATTATAAATATTGTTTTAGACGGTTTTAGAATTACAAATACAGCAAATTCAAAGATATCATTTTTAGCTTGGGAAGGGGATGCTTCTTTGGCTTCTGGTGAAGAATTATTAATTAATAACATAACTGTTTTTAATACATTGAACCCTGCAAATAATGCTTTTAACTGTACAAATACCTATTCTAATTCTACAGAAATGTGGAATATGGATTTAGATGAGTACGATTTAAGCAGTTATGTAGAAGTAGATGACACTGTTTTAGATATTAAAGTAACGACAGCTGTCGATGTAGTTTTCTTCAACACAATAGTACTTTCCGTTTACAGTGTTTTTCCTGACGCTACAATGACTTTAGATAGTTATAAAAATTACTGTTACACAAGAGTAGTTGATGTAAATTATACTATTGCAAACCATAAAGGTAATCACCCATTAAAAAAAGATACCCCTATAGCATTTTATATTAATAATGAGCTGATAGGGACTGCTAAAACAGATGAAGAGGTTGCAGAAGGAAGCGAAATTACACAAATGATTACTTTAGATATTCCTAAAAAATTTGGGTATCGTTTTGATTTAGTTGCTGTTGTAGATGATCTTGGAACTGGAAAAGGAGTTGTTTATGAAATTGATGAAGAAAATAACTTTTCAAAAACCCATATTGATTTAACAAGAGATTGCCCTGTTCAAAAAGGAGTTTCGGCAAATTCTGATGGGCAGAATGATGGTTTTGATCTGAGTATTTACGATCTCAACGAACTTAAAATTTATAATAGATACGGTACCGAAGTTTATAAGCACGGTAAAGGCTATACTAATCAATGGATAGGGCAAGATAAAAACAACAGAAAATTACCAACTGGTACGTATTATTATGTATTTGCTACCAATTTTGAAACAATTTCAGGATACGTTTACTTAATTAAAGAAGTAAGATAA